Proteins encoded by one window of Fibrobacter sp. UWT2:
- a CDS encoding HTH domain-containing protein, translating into MEFVNQNPNVSSGELAESLNLSRRTVATYLKYLVEAELLKRVGPDNGGYWEVLGDGN; encoded by the coding sequence ATGGAATTTGTAAACCAAAATCCGAATGTTTCATCGGGGGAATTGGCTGAATCGCTAAATCTTAGTCGTCGAACAGTGGCCACATACCTTAAATATCTCGTTGAAGCTGAACTCTTAAAAAGAGTCGGCCCTGATAACGGCGGCTACTGGGAAGTTCTGGGTGACGGCAACTAA
- a CDS encoding Abi family protein: MKFKKKPTSLEEQVALLKSRGVEIDNDSAMQVLLLLNYYRFCGYGLNFEEFDNNGNRLDKFLPQTTFNRIYNLYLWDEKLRTLLQKYLGRFEIMFRSVLNYVMVTETQDPFWFLDDKLFTTSIDLINLRQECVDALERAIDNNELSAVHFKTTYAESDVPPCWILSEYLSFGKWSKIFGTFKFQSHVKMVAARLKAPPHDVVSWVRCLVILRNRCAHHGRLWGYRFKIRPSRTPAMQRLHLGNDSVGALIFILHDLLSMDMSAQKEMTSTFNELIWACPENFENALGLPKGFRF, encoded by the coding sequence GTGAAATTCAAAAAGAAGCCGACTTCCCTTGAAGAACAGGTTGCCTTGCTGAAAAGCCGGGGGGTTGAGATAGATAATGATTCGGCCATGCAAGTGTTGTTACTGCTCAATTATTACCGTTTTTGCGGTTACGGGCTTAATTTTGAGGAGTTTGATAACAATGGAAATCGTTTAGACAAGTTTTTGCCTCAAACGACGTTCAATCGTATTTACAATCTGTATTTGTGGGATGAAAAACTTAGAACGTTACTGCAGAAATATCTCGGACGTTTTGAAATAATGTTCCGCTCTGTTCTGAACTATGTCATGGTAACGGAGACGCAGGACCCATTTTGGTTTCTAGATGATAAGTTGTTTACAACTTCCATTGATTTAATCAATTTGAGACAGGAATGTGTAGATGCTTTGGAACGGGCGATAGACAATAATGAACTCTCCGCAGTACATTTTAAAACCACATATGCGGAATCAGATGTCCCTCCATGCTGGATTCTTTCTGAGTATCTCTCGTTCGGGAAATGGTCAAAAATCTTTGGTACATTTAAATTTCAATCGCATGTAAAAATGGTTGCGGCAAGGCTGAAAGCACCGCCTCACGACGTGGTGTCTTGGGTGCGTTGCTTGGTCATTCTCCGCAATCGATGTGCCCATCATGGACGTCTTTGGGGTTATCGCTTCAAAATTAGACCATCTCGGACTCCAGCCATGCAAAGGTTGCATTTGGGGAACGATTCGGTTGGAGCCTTGATATTCATCTTGCATGATCTTCTTTCGATGGATATGTCTGCCCAGAAGGAAATGACTTCCACTTTCAATGAGTTGATTTGGGCTTGCCCGGAAAACTTTGAGAATGCTTTGGGATTGCCGAAGGGCTTTAGATTTTAA
- a CDS encoding helix-turn-helix domain-containing protein — protein sequence MRYESVIKAGESSTVEFKSSFNQEVVEAVGVFANKHGGVIFVGLRSLCRSPMLKS from the coding sequence ATGCGGTACGAATCGGTAATCAAGGCTGGCGAATCCTCTACAGTGGAATTCAAATCCTCTTTCAATCAAGAGGTTGTCGAGGCTGTGGGCGTGTTTGCCAACAAGCACGGAGGTGTCATCTTTGTTGGGCTACGGAGCCTGTGCAGGTCCCCGATGTTGAAGTCGTAA
- a CDS encoding GIY-YIG nuclease family protein: MSTPHIANYNFYVYILTNQYRTTFYTGVTNDLCRRIIEHKIKINEGFTNDYNVNRLVYYEHFFNVGDAIAREKRLKRWKRLWKIELIEKMNADWKDLAESIGVTPEMVENARKAISSPK; this comes from the coding sequence ATGTCTACTCCCCATATTGCAAACTACAACTTTTACGTGTATATCTTGACGAATCAATATCGCACGACGTTCTATACGGGCGTCACGAACGATTTGTGCCGCCGGATTATAGAACATAAGATAAAGATTAACGAAGGTTTTACGAATGATTATAACGTAAACCGGCTGGTCTATTACGAACATTTCTTTAATGTTGGCGATGCCATCGCCAGGGAAAAGCGACTCAAGCGCTGGAAACGTCTGTGGAAAATTGAGTTGATTGAAAAGATGAATGCCGATTGGAAAGACCTTGCTGAATCAATAGGCGTAACGCCAGAGATGGTTGAGAATGCGCGGAAAGCGATTAGCTCACCTAAATGA
- a CDS encoding polysaccharide biosynthesis tyrosine autokinase, translating to MADSEQQTIVVGAQAQTPNNTITLLEALFILWKRRYLLCLFLLVGAAIGVVVGQWIRPQYTSDALFQIDIKGNKSARALGEMGSLLEVASPADAEIELIKSRLVLNYVVDQEHLMYSATPQGALNRLLHREGRMDIDFLDIPELARADRWEAVVTGENTYAIYTPEETKLVEGKVGDLLSAPYAGDTLRMRVKLMRATLGEKFVIKQGNPLLAVRGLAGSLKVAEKGKQTGVIGISYSHRYADRAASILNTIANTYVRQNVEMRSAEAEKTLEFLETRLPGIKATLDSSEKVLSDYRHSVGSVDMTGETRAHLDKEVDLQRQLLQLEQQRQEATRLFKEEHPSVQTIVKQQDKLRGELARLKKSAESMPVTQQEMIRLQEDVSLNNAQYTAMLNNIQQLRVVRAGEVGNVRVVDFAQIEPIQSKPKKFNILVCSMAASFMVGVLLVFLLRMMRNGIRSSQELEHATNVSVFAKIPESKNRLVKDKRRKLTLVESSPNDQASEAFRTLQTALDFSLEAGQKVVMTCGLMPGVGKSFVAKNLAAVYAMNGKRVLLIDADMRKGVIRSSKYIGLTEVLSGKVEWHEAVADARCENLFVMGCGKRLMSPSELLRHDKFKTLLEDLKQEYDMIIVDTPPVSMVTDAELIYPLVDFTLMVVHYGADSLEQIKENLANLRRYADKPCAFVLNHCEYEPGHYYGYGYYGKGYYGKGYFSKS from the coding sequence ATGGCCGATAGCGAACAGCAGACGATTGTGGTTGGTGCACAGGCCCAAACGCCAAACAACACCATTACCTTGCTCGAGGCTTTGTTTATCCTTTGGAAAAGGCGTTACCTTTTGTGCCTGTTCCTTTTGGTGGGGGCCGCTATTGGTGTGGTGGTGGGCCAGTGGATTCGCCCGCAGTACACCAGCGATGCCCTGTTCCAGATAGACATTAAGGGTAACAAGTCGGCCCGCGCCTTGGGCGAGATGGGCTCTTTGCTAGAGGTGGCGAGCCCGGCCGATGCCGAAATTGAACTCATCAAGAGCCGCCTGGTCTTGAACTATGTGGTGGATCAAGAACACCTGATGTATTCGGCGACCCCCCAGGGGGCGCTGAACCGTTTGCTCCACCGCGAAGGCCGTATGGATATCGACTTCTTGGATATCCCTGAACTGGCCCGTGCCGACCGCTGGGAAGCGGTGGTCACAGGGGAGAACACTTATGCCATTTACACTCCCGAAGAAACGAAGCTGGTAGAAGGCAAAGTAGGCGATTTGCTCTCGGCCCCTTATGCGGGTGATACCTTGCGCATGCGCGTGAAGTTGATGCGTGCTACTTTGGGCGAAAAATTTGTGATAAAGCAGGGGAATCCTCTACTGGCGGTCCGGGGTCTTGCGGGGTCGTTGAAGGTTGCCGAGAAGGGCAAGCAGACCGGCGTAATCGGTATCTCTTACTCGCACCGTTATGCAGACCGTGCTGCCTCGATCCTCAATACCATTGCGAACACTTACGTGCGCCAGAATGTAGAGATGCGTAGCGCCGAGGCCGAAAAGACTTTGGAATTCTTGGAAACCCGGTTGCCGGGTATTAAGGCAACACTCGACAGTTCCGAGAAGGTTCTGTCGGACTACCGTCACAGTGTTGGCTCGGTCGACATGACGGGTGAAACTCGCGCCCACTTGGATAAAGAGGTAGACTTGCAGCGCCAGTTGCTCCAGTTGGAACAGCAACGTCAAGAGGCTACGCGCTTGTTTAAAGAAGAACACCCCTCGGTGCAGACCATCGTGAAGCAGCAAGATAAGTTGCGCGGGGAACTGGCCCGCCTCAAGAAGAGTGCAGAATCCATGCCGGTTACGCAGCAAGAAATGATTCGCTTGCAAGAAGATGTATCGCTGAACAACGCCCAGTACACCGCTATGCTCAACAATATCCAGCAGCTGCGCGTGGTGCGCGCGGGCGAGGTGGGTAACGTGCGCGTTGTGGATTTTGCCCAGATTGAACCGATCCAGAGTAAACCGAAAAAATTCAACATCCTCGTTTGCTCTATGGCTGCGAGCTTTATGGTGGGAGTGCTTTTGGTGTTTCTGTTGCGCATGATGCGTAACGGAATCCGCAGTTCTCAGGAATTGGAACACGCGACCAACGTGAGCGTGTTTGCGAAGATTCCAGAATCCAAGAACCGTTTGGTCAAAGACAAACGCCGTAAACTGACGCTAGTGGAATCTTCCCCTAACGACCAGGCGAGCGAAGCGTTCCGCACTTTGCAGACGGCTCTCGATTTTTCGCTTGAAGCGGGGCAGAAGGTGGTGATGACTTGCGGCTTGATGCCGGGGGTGGGTAAGTCTTTTGTGGCAAAGAACCTGGCGGCTGTGTATGCCATGAACGGCAAGCGTGTGTTGCTGATTGATGCTGACATGCGCAAGGGCGTGATTCGCAGTTCCAAGTACATAGGACTCACCGAAGTGCTTTCGGGCAAGGTGGAATGGCACGAGGCCGTTGCCGATGCCCGTTGCGAAAACTTGTTCGTGATGGGTTGTGGCAAACGTTTGATGTCGCCCAGTGAGCTGTTGCGCCACGACAAGTTCAAGACCTTGCTCGAAGATTTGAAGCAGGAATACGATATGATTATCGTAGATACCCCGCCGGTCAGCATGGTGACTGATGCCGAACTGATTTACCCGCTGGTAGACTTTACCTTGATGGTGGTGCATTACGGGGCCGATTCTTTGGAGCAAATCAAGGAAAATTTGGCCAATTTGCGCCGTTATGCCGATAAACCTTGCGCCTTTGTGTTGAACCATTGCGAATACGAACCGGGCCACTATTATGGCTATGGTTACTATGGCAAGGGGTATTACGGCAAGGGTTATTTCAGTAAATCTTAA
- a CDS encoding OmpA family protein has translation MKKILGTALLAAGISFAQIGMEGGTDGLHQTNAKTLGQWNFAVGTGGNIAIDGWALARGGKYSQGGNDYSFNWWDYTQAGNFFVNAGLTNWMDVGVSLPVYYEHANSNGPSGSNNMWGTSRGDLNVWSKIRLPLDTNKWYGFAAMLNMYIPTGETNAGVRPRHAWYLNSNGYTQPYTADDWAFGLGLVGTADLTKLSNPKPWRFNLFAQYVYPLDLDETQVLVYSAGVNWLPKSWMDVFLEYSGEARLQTKGMYKFEPSEDPMIITPGLRFHLPYNIDFAMGLEVAVRAFKNPFYHGSEEMEGCNDRMVNFQGEDGKSYEYCYAPTPLVAGAALLTWYFGADMWRDTDGDGVKNNADKCPHTKKGIKVDAEGCPMDSDKDGVVDSYDKCPNTPEGVSVNTDGCADKDSVIMNGDNDQVDSAALNAAERARLDSLNRVDTDKDGIADINDKCPNTPEGIVVDSVGCMLDFDVDGVPDNKDKCPNTPEGVSVDSTGCPMDFDHDGVPDNKDKCPNTAMGVTVDSTGCAADSDQDGVADGQDKCPGTVAGMPVDSVGCVLDGDKDGVPDPKDKCPNTLEGIVVDEAGCPVNKKENLDELKKGIQFQTGSAKLTKKSYTTLNDIAMLMRKVKSANLEVQGHTDNTGSEATNQKLSEKRAKAVVDHLKKKGIEGDRLRAIGYGSEMPIADNETKEGREQNRRVELVPFEK, from the coding sequence ATGAAAAAAATACTTGGGACTGCACTTCTGGCGGCTGGAATCAGCTTTGCCCAGATAGGCATGGAGGGCGGCACTGACGGTCTCCATCAGACTAACGCCAAGACCCTTGGCCAATGGAACTTTGCCGTTGGTACGGGTGGTAACATTGCCATTGACGGCTGGGCCCTTGCCCGTGGTGGTAAGTACAGCCAGGGTGGCAATGACTACAGCTTCAACTGGTGGGACTACACCCAGGCCGGTAACTTCTTCGTGAATGCCGGTTTGACCAACTGGATGGACGTGGGCGTGAGCCTCCCGGTTTACTACGAACACGCTAACTCCAATGGCCCTTCTGGCTCCAACAACATGTGGGGCACCAGCCGCGGCGACTTGAACGTGTGGTCCAAGATCCGCCTCCCGCTCGACACCAACAAGTGGTACGGCTTTGCTGCCATGCTCAATATGTACATTCCGACGGGTGAAACTAACGCTGGTGTGCGCCCCCGCCACGCCTGGTACCTGAACAGTAACGGCTACACCCAGCCTTACACCGCCGACGATTGGGCCTTCGGTCTCGGCCTCGTGGGTACCGCTGACCTCACCAAGCTCAGCAACCCCAAGCCCTGGCGCTTTAACTTGTTTGCCCAGTACGTTTACCCGCTCGACCTGGACGAAACCCAGGTGCTCGTTTACAGCGCTGGCGTGAACTGGCTCCCCAAGAGCTGGATGGATGTGTTCTTGGAATACTCTGGCGAAGCCCGCTTGCAGACCAAGGGTATGTACAAGTTTGAACCCAGCGAAGATCCTATGATTATTACTCCGGGTCTCCGCTTCCACCTGCCGTACAACATCGACTTTGCGATGGGCCTCGAAGTAGCCGTGCGTGCCTTCAAGAACCCGTTCTACCATGGCTCGGAAGAAATGGAAGGCTGCAACGACCGCATGGTCAACTTCCAGGGTGAAGATGGCAAGAGCTACGAATACTGCTATGCTCCGACCCCGCTCGTTGCCGGTGCCGCACTCCTCACTTGGTACTTCGGTGCCGACATGTGGCGTGATACCGATGGCGATGGCGTGAAGAATAATGCCGACAAGTGCCCGCACACCAAGAAGGGTATTAAGGTCGATGCCGAAGGCTGCCCGATGGATAGCGACAAGGACGGCGTGGTTGATTCTTACGACAAGTGCCCGAATACTCCGGAAGGCGTGTCTGTGAATACTGACGGCTGCGCCGACAAGGATTCCGTGATTATGAACGGTGACAACGACCAGGTGGATTCCGCTGCATTGAACGCTGCTGAACGCGCTCGTCTTGATTCCTTGAACCGTGTCGATACCGACAAGGACGGCATTGCCGATATTAACGACAAGTGCCCGAACACTCCGGAAGGCATTGTGGTGGACTCTGTGGGTTGTATGCTCGACTTCGATGTGGACGGCGTGCCCGACAACAAGGACAAGTGCCCGAATACTCCGGAAGGCGTCAGTGTCGATAGCACCGGTTGCCCGATGGACTTCGACCACGACGGCGTACCTGACAACAAGGACAAGTGCCCGAATACTGCCATGGGTGTGACGGTTGATTCTACCGGTTGCGCTGCCGATAGCGACCAGGATGGCGTTGCCGATGGTCAGGACAAGTGTCCGGGTACCGTTGCCGGCATGCCGGTGGACAGCGTTGGCTGCGTGCTCGATGGCGACAAGGACGGCGTACCTGATCCCAAGGACAAGTGCCCGAACACCTTGGAAGGCATCGTTGTTGACGAAGCTGGCTGCCCGGTGAACAAGAAGGAAAACCTTGATGAACTCAAGAAGGGGATCCAGTTCCAGACCGGTTCTGCCAAGCTCACCAAGAAGAGCTACACCACCTTGAACGACATCGCCATGTTGATGAGAAAGGTAAAGTCTGCCAACCTGGAAGTGCAGGGCCACACCGACAATACCGGTTCTGAAGCCACCAACCAGAAGCTCTCTGAAAAGCGTGCCAAGGCTGTGGTGGACCACCTGAAGAAGAAGGGTATCGAAGGTGACCGCCTGCGTGCTATCGGTTACGGCTCTGAAATGCCGATTGCCGACAACGAAACGAAGGAAGGCCGCGAACAGAACCGCCGCGTGGAACTCGTTCCGTTCGAAAAGTAA
- a CDS encoding ATP-binding protein, producing MKKHINCQVVISDKLENDLVWDYPLKAIREIILNMIVHRDYRSASESCVKIFDDRIEFFNPGKLMDGMTPDDLNSGNYLSTLRNKAIANHFNMLGEIEKYGSGVTRVIGLFQEAGLPVPRIEENGCGIRVTVRKTVDRDTEKDTEKDTEKDTENITENQRKILSAIEQNPSASQEGIAQVVGINRANVAKNLKKLVEMGLVKRIGPDRGGHWEVVKK from the coding sequence GTGAAAAAGCACATCAATTGTCAGGTCGTCATAAGCGACAAGCTTGAAAATGATCTTGTTTGGGATTATCCGCTAAAGGCCATCAGGGAAATAATCTTGAACATGATTGTTCACAGGGATTATCGTTCGGCATCGGAATCGTGCGTCAAAATTTTTGATGATCGTATAGAGTTTTTCAATCCGGGAAAACTGATGGATGGGATGACTCCTGACGATTTGAATTCGGGAAATTACTTGTCCACTCTTCGGAATAAGGCGATTGCAAACCACTTCAATATGTTGGGCGAGATTGAAAAGTACGGTTCCGGTGTTACTCGCGTTATAGGGCTGTTCCAAGAGGCCGGTTTACCTGTTCCCAGGATTGAGGAAAATGGTTGCGGAATACGTGTGACCGTGCGGAAAACTGTTGACAGGGATACAGAAAAGGATACAGAAAAGGATACAGAAAAAGATACAGAAAATATTACAGAAAATCAAAGGAAGATTCTTTCCGCTATAGAGCAAAACCCCTCTGCGTCGCAGGAGGGAATTGCACAGGTTGTTGGGATTAACCGCGCCAATGTCGCTAAAAACTTGAAAAAACTTGTTGAAATGGGGCTTGTCAAACGTATTGGTCCCGATAGGGGCGGTCACTGGGAAGTCGTCAAGAAATAG
- a CDS encoding ATP-binding protein has translation MNYDFSVLNDIDFEQMVNKLLIGKTRVVEQYAEGRDSGIDGLACDIPKRALIQAKHYLKSGFNQLKNKIEKDELPKIQKKRISCYVLATSLNLSQSQAEILRNLIKGAVSNVVVLGAVSISSLLDNDTATLKSTVKLWATNADLVRAVLKPANMNCFYELQNRWEGLNNVFVETPDVKNVVDSLEKNHVAVIAGEPGVGKTTLAEYICLLYYKEGFEVHFFEDEFSHDDYDLSDTEKKIVFYFDDFLGSTYYDCYSGKQESSIVNFLKRISKEKNKRFVLTSRTNIIQKACLYSQCYREYRLAKKAYIVSVGEYSDSTKVRILYNHLLNSNIDADEIANIVKNKAYNAIIKHRNFNPRLIHFITKQENFEDSRQESYLEFVNKTLDDPKEIWENCFTRHLDASQRLLVQLVVANRGKILECLLRDAYSRALTLMGIKKPDQERNDFDYVLSGCLRSILRKDVEISSGSKEFFVSVFNPSVSDYVLPTILERDVIVKLSLALGTIDSIEVIEYNNEKIVDVQSVYGELLNNCPKNEWTGLKIHLVRLLGFECGLVPNLIESIHEGDDILIEYNKFNFFCIVLDNLSKYDFSDFIMCFSYCFCDDYHDFGAILEGYKSCPFVKDYVVEFLQECLFESLEIDIDNILVNETDAFICTSIEEIKEELEIFLEEIQDDYPFLKKKEIDNLRKNVDFKGVIEGNLKFFHAAMNSGPRHNKEKEEKNIDALFDGLM, from the coding sequence ATGAATTATGACTTTAGCGTTTTAAACGATATTGATTTTGAACAAATGGTCAACAAACTCTTGATTGGCAAGACTAGAGTTGTTGAGCAGTATGCAGAGGGCCGTGATAGCGGGATTGATGGACTTGCTTGTGACATTCCCAAAAGGGCCCTTATCCAGGCGAAACATTATCTTAAATCGGGTTTTAATCAATTAAAGAATAAGATTGAGAAAGATGAACTCCCTAAAATTCAAAAAAAGCGTATTTCTTGCTATGTTCTTGCGACCTCGTTGAATCTTTCCCAAAGTCAGGCCGAAATATTGAGGAATTTGATAAAGGGGGCTGTTTCAAATGTTGTAGTATTGGGTGCGGTTTCAATAAGTAGTTTACTAGACAATGATACGGCGACCTTGAAATCCACTGTGAAATTATGGGCGACAAATGCCGATTTAGTTAGAGCAGTGCTGAAACCAGCCAACATGAATTGTTTTTATGAACTGCAGAATCGATGGGAAGGCTTAAATAATGTGTTCGTTGAAACACCTGATGTGAAGAATGTTGTGGATTCACTTGAAAAGAACCATGTGGCTGTAATCGCGGGGGAGCCTGGCGTGGGCAAGACGACCTTGGCAGAATACATTTGCCTTCTTTATTATAAGGAAGGTTTTGAGGTTCATTTCTTTGAAGATGAATTTTCACATGATGATTACGATTTAAGTGATACAGAAAAGAAGATTGTTTTCTATTTTGATGATTTTTTGGGTAGTACTTATTATGACTGTTACTCTGGAAAACAAGAGAGCTCTATAGTCAATTTCTTAAAACGAATTTCTAAAGAAAAGAACAAAAGATTTGTTCTTACGTCTAGGACGAATATCATTCAAAAAGCGTGTTTATATAGTCAATGCTATCGAGAATATCGTCTTGCGAAAAAGGCGTATATCGTTAGTGTGGGGGAGTACTCCGATTCAACAAAAGTTAGAATTTTGTACAATCATTTGCTGAATTCAAATATAGATGCTGATGAAATTGCAAATATTGTAAAAAACAAAGCTTATAATGCCATTATTAAACATCGAAATTTTAATCCCAGACTAATCCATTTTATTACAAAACAGGAAAATTTTGAAGATTCCCGACAAGAAAGTTATTTAGAGTTTGTCAATAAAACATTGGATGATCCCAAAGAAATATGGGAAAACTGCTTTACAAGGCATTTAGACGCTTCTCAACGTCTTTTAGTTCAATTAGTTGTTGCAAATAGAGGAAAAATTCTAGAATGTTTGCTAAGGGATGCCTATAGTAGAGCGCTGACCTTAATGGGAATAAAAAAGCCGGATCAAGAACGTAATGATTTTGATTATGTTTTAAGTGGTTGTCTTCGATCTATCTTGAGAAAGGATGTTGAAATATCGAGTGGTTCCAAGGAGTTTTTTGTATCCGTATTTAACCCGTCTGTTTCTGATTATGTCCTGCCCACCATTTTGGAAAGAGATGTAATTGTCAAGTTGAGCTTAGCCCTTGGTACAATTGATTCTATAGAAGTTATAGAGTATAACAACGAAAAGATTGTCGATGTTCAATCGGTTTACGGTGAACTTTTAAATAACTGTCCTAAAAATGAATGGACTGGCTTAAAGATTCATTTAGTCAGGCTTTTGGGTTTTGAATGTGGACTTGTGCCTAACTTGATAGAATCAATTCATGAAGGCGATGATATACTTATTGAATATAACAAATTTAATTTTTTCTGTATTGTTTTGGATAATTTGAGTAAATATGATTTTTCGGATTTTATTATGTGTTTCTCCTATTGTTTTTGTGATGATTATCATGATTTTGGGGCTATTTTAGAAGGTTACAAATCTTGTCCTTTCGTTAAGGATTATGTTGTTGAATTTTTGCAGGAATGCTTGTTTGAATCATTGGAAATCGACATTGACAATATTTTGGTAAATGAAACTGATGCTTTCATATGCACTTCAATTGAAGAAATTAAGGAAGAACTGGAAATTTTTTTGGAGGAAATACAGGATGATTATCCTTTTTTGAAAAAGAAAGAAATTGATAATCTTCGAAAAAATGTTGATTTTAAGGGTGTTATTGAGGGAAACCTGAAATTTTTTCATGCTGCAATGAATAGTGGTCCTAGGCATAATAAAGAAAAAGAAGAAAAGAATATTGACGCTTTGTTTGATGGTTTGATGTAG